The Ancylobacter sp. WKF20 genome contains a region encoding:
- a CDS encoding TerC family protein, with the protein MDTLISLMTADFVGKPVWLWLSFLTIVFILLAFDLGVLNKGDKELGIAESLKLSAFYIAVAIVFGGWIWYSMGPDASMQYFTGYAIEKALSIDNVFVISLIFTYFAIPRMYQYRALVWGIIAVLVLRGIMIGVGAALVQEYDWVLLLFGAFLVATGIKMLIVKEGEADVSKNPVVRLLSRFLRVTPQLHGQRFFVRQPHPVTGKIVLWVTPLFLALVVINIADLVFAVDSVPAIFAITTDTYIVFTANIMAILGLRALYFALAAMVHRFEYLKYALALVLVFIGGKIFWNYFYGKLDPAISLGVTLAMIFGGILFSLWKTRQSETGAHKTSAH; encoded by the coding sequence CATCCTGCTGGCCTTCGACCTTGGTGTGCTGAACAAGGGCGACAAGGAACTCGGCATCGCCGAGAGCCTCAAGCTCTCCGCCTTCTACATCGCTGTCGCCATCGTGTTCGGCGGCTGGATCTGGTACTCGATGGGTCCGGACGCCAGCATGCAGTACTTCACTGGTTACGCGATCGAGAAGGCGCTCTCGATCGACAATGTCTTCGTCATCTCGCTGATCTTCACCTACTTCGCCATCCCGCGCATGTACCAGTACCGGGCCCTGGTCTGGGGTATCATCGCGGTGCTGGTGCTGCGCGGCATCATGATCGGCGTCGGTGCGGCGCTGGTGCAGGAATATGACTGGGTGCTGCTGCTGTTCGGCGCCTTCCTGGTCGCCACCGGCATCAAGATGCTCATCGTCAAGGAAGGCGAGGCGGACGTCTCGAAGAACCCGGTGGTGCGCCTGCTCTCCCGCTTCCTGCGGGTGACGCCCCAGCTGCACGGCCAGCGCTTCTTCGTGCGCCAGCCCCATCCGGTGACCGGCAAGATCGTGCTCTGGGTGACGCCTCTCTTCCTGGCGCTGGTGGTCATCAACATCGCCGACCTCGTCTTCGCGGTCGACTCGGTGCCGGCGATCTTCGCCATCACCACGGACACCTACATCGTCTTCACCGCGAACATCATGGCGATCCTTGGCCTGCGCGCCCTCTACTTCGCGCTGGCCGCGATGGTCCACCGCTTCGAATACCTGAAATACGCCCTGGCGCTGGTTCTGGTGTTCATCGGCGGCAAGATCTTCTGGAACTACTTCTACGGCAAGCTTGACCCCGCCATCTCGCTTGGCGTGACGCTGGCCATGATCTTCGGCGGCATCCTCTTCTCGCTGTGGAAGACCCGCCAGTCCGAGACCGGCGCCCACAAGACCAGCGCCCACTGA